In one window of Schistosoma haematobium chromosome 5, whole genome shotgun sequence DNA:
- a CDS encoding hypothetical protein (EggNog:ENOG410V8IG~COG:T) gives MIYGRHFTLITDHKPLLAVFGSKKGIPVHTANRLQRWATTLLGYDFKIKYQSTTAFGQADALSRLIGFQSKTPEETLVANIKAEEDVHRVLDDAVNGLPVTFEAIKKVTESDKILSSVKCYLLAKWPNNRLDGELLQYFRRRDSLMVVDSCIMFGDRIVIPKLLRHKILKQFHSGHPGISKMKSLARSYAYWPSMDKDIESKCRNCSSCIQAAKNPSKCEPQCWPMPAGPWVRLHADFAGPIQGKMFLIIVDAFTKWPEVYIMPNCTTSETIRKLSTLFSSFGVPETLVTDNGSQFAAESFKHICRTNGINHLRSPPYHPQSNGQAERFVDTFKRALLKGGGEGTTEQVITKFLTSYRFTPNPNVQDGESPAEAMFGRRIRTVFDAMLPSKRVNERSHDPSIRNFSIGDKVYIKSYVGKNRWEPGEVVQKLGRVLYRVRGAFGTCIRHTNQILKDKRTVQTRSNRPFFPLDLVLDAPMPQTTRNTEKRPWTRKTTMGRRRNPVIKLQVDPRKKSYSGELLGRLPENFNGASRGPQGAEES, from the coding sequence ATGATATATGGTCGACATTTTACCCTAATAACAGACCATAAGCCACTACTTGCGGTTTTTGGGTCAAAGAAAGGAATTCCTGTTCATACAGCTAACCGACTACAACGATGGGCGACCACGCTTCTGGGTTACGACTTCAAGATCAAGTATCAGTCTACTACTGCTTTCGGACAAGCTGACGCATTGTCGAGATTAATAGGCTTCCAATCGAAAACCCCAGAGGAGACTCTTGTAGCAAATATAAAAGCCGAGGAAGATGTTCATCGCGTGTTGGATGACGCAGTTAATGGACTCCCAGTAACCTTTGAAGCTATCAAGAAGGTAACTGAAAGTGATAAGATACTGAGCTCAGTTAAATGCTATCTCCTGGCCAAATGGCCAAACAATCGCCTCGACGGAGAACTTCTGCAATATTTTCGTCGACGGGACTCTCTAATGGTTGTTGACTCCTGTATTATGTTCGGTGATCGCATTGTTATTCCGAAGTTATTACGTCACAAGATTCTCAAGCAATTTCACAGTGGTCATCCTGGAATCagtaaaatgaaatctttgGCTCGTAGCTATGCTTATTGGCCGTCAATGGACAAAGATATCGAAAGTAAATGCCGTAACTGTTCATCATGCATTCAAGCTGCTAAAAATCCTTCGAAATGCGAACCTCAGTGTTGGCCTATGCCCGCGGGACCCTGGGTAAGACTTCACGCAGATTTTGCCGGTCCAATCCAAGGGAAAATGTTTCTAATTATCGTAGATGCATTCACTAAATGGCCGGAAGTATACATCATGCCAAATTGTACAACGTCAGAAACGATCCGCAAGTTGTCTACCCTATTTAGCAGTTTCGGAGTACCAGAAACCTTAGTGACGGATAATGGCTCTCAATTTGCCGCAGAATCGTTTAAACATATCTGTAGAACAAACGGAATAAATCATCTTCGTTCTCCACCCTATCATCCACAATCAAACGGACAAGCAGAGCGCTTTGTGGACACTTTTAAACGAGCATTACTCAAAGGGGGAGGAGAAGGGACAACTGAACAGGTGATCACAAAATTTTTAACATCATATAGATTCACCCCGAACCCAAATGTTCAAGACGGCGAATCTCCCGCGGAAGCCATGTTTGGAAGGCGTATTCGAACAGTATTCGATGCCATGTTGCCATCCAAACGAGTGAATGAGCGTAGTCACGATCCAAGTATCCGGAACTTCAGTATTGGCGACAAAGTCTACATTAAATCCTACGTCGGAAAGAACCGGTGGGAGCCAGGCGAAGTTGTGCAAAAACTGGGAAGAGTACTGTACAGAGTTCGAGGAGCTTTTGGGACATGTATacgtcacacaaatcaaatcctTAAGGACAAAAGAACGGTGCAGACTCGAAGTAACCGGCCGTTTTTCCCGTTAGATCTAGTTTTAGACGCACCAATGCCGCAAACGACCAGGAACACTGAAAAGAGGCCTTGGACAAGAAAAACGACAATGGGACGCCGTCGCAATCCAGTTATCAAACTTCAAGTGGATCCCAGAAAGAAATCTTATTCAGGGGAGttgttgggtcggcttccggagaacttcaacggagcctccagaggcccacaaggagccgaagagtcctag